GCTGGCGCCCACGACTTCGGGGGCCTTGCCCTCCACCAGCACGGGTTGCACGCCGCTGCCCTCGAAGCGGGAGACGATCTCCTCGCGGGGGATGGTGGGCGCCACCGGCACCACGACCTGGAGCCCGGGGCGCTCGGCCACCAGCTGCTTCGCGGCACCCACCATGGCGGGGAGGATGCGGCGGATCTCACTCATGCGGCTGCCGGGCAGCAGGGCCAGGGTGGGCGTCTCCACGGGCAGCCCGAGCTTCTGGCGGAAGGCGGCGGCGCTGGCGGGGGAGGGCATCTGCTCCACCACGGGGCTGCCCACGTAGCGCGCGGCGACACCGGCCTCGCGGTAGAAGTCCTCCTCGAACGGGAGGATGCAGAGCATCCGGTCCACGAGCTTCGCGATCGTCTTCACCCGGCCGCGGCGCCAGGCCCAGATCATCGGCGAGACGTAGTAGGCGACGGGGATGCCGAGCTTCTTGAGGCGGGCGGCGAGCCGGAGGTTGAAGTCGGGGATGTCCACGAGGATGGCGCAGGCGGGGCGGCGCTCGGCGGCGGCCTGGGCCAGCCCGCCCATCACCTGGAGGATGCGTGGAATCTTGGGCAGCACCTCGGTGATGCCCATGACGTTGACCTCGTGGGCGCCGTAGAGGAGCTCCACGCCCTGGGCGGCGAGGCGCGAGCCTCCCATGCCGAAGAAGGTGAGGTCCGGACGGCGGGCCTTGAGGGCGGCGACGAGCTCGGAGGCGTGGGCGTCACCGGACGCCTCGCCGGCCACGACGAGAATCTGGGGGGCTGGGGACATGGGAAGCGGCGCGCATCCTACCCGAAGCGCCGCTCACGGCCACGTCAGCATGAGCCCCACGCCGTTGGGAGAGGGCACCAGCCGGGCGGTGAGCTGGGTATTCAGGCGCCAGTTGAGCCCCCACAGCACCGCGTCGAAGAGCAGCAGGAAGCCGCCTTGCAGCAGCAGGCTCTTGCCCCACCCGCGCAGCCTCGCCGAGTCCCTGTGCAGTCCGCGCTCCAGCAGGAATCCTCCGAAGGCGATGTAGCCCACGTCCAGTCCCACGTTGAGCAGGAGCACCTTCTCCATCTGTTGGCCCTCGGCCAGGCTGCGCGCCAGGTCCCACGTCTCCGGCGTGGCCGTGAGCTGCCCGTGGAGGCCGAAGCCCGCGATGGCCAGGTTCACCACGTTCCAGGCCGCGTTGGCCTGGAAGAAGGCCTGGGTCTCGCCCTGGGTGGCGAAGTGCCCCGCCGTGCCGGTGCCGATGTTCAGTACCGCCCAACCCAGCAGCACACTCATGGCTGTCTGGTTCAGCCGCACCGCCTGTGCGTTGTGCGTGACGAGGAAGGACTCGGGAGTCACCTCGGCCGCCTGGGCGGCGAAGGACACACTCAGCAGGAGGAGCAGGAAGACCCGTCGCATGTACTGGGAAGAGGAGGGCATGGGCGCTCGTGAGGGGCCTCCTCAGATGTGTCAGGCGCTCACGAGTCGCGCGAGGCTGACCCTGGCTCTTGGTTCTTGTGTTCTGAGAAAAAAGGAGTAAGGGGCATCTCCCCCGGTCGCCGGGGGGTGGGATCGACTTCTGGGTCCAGACATGGAAGCGTTTCCCTGTGCGTCTGGTTGATCCGGAATTGGCTGTGATCGTGCTTTCTGAATCGCGACAGAGGGGGCGACCGATGTTGCAGGACAGCGAGGCTGCGGTGGTGGGTCGGTCCGCGGAGTTCTGGGCACGGGACTTCGCGCGGCGGATCTCCATGGTGAGGCCGGAGGACACCCTTCGCGGCATGTTCTGCAACGGTCTGTTGCGGTTCGCACGAGGACTCGGTTGCGAGAAGCAGCTGCGGCGCTGCCTGGCCGCGGGGGGCGAGGAGAAGTTCGTCGACTTCTTCAGCTATCCCATCGTCACGTACCTCCGGATGGTCTCCACCGTGCTGTTGCCCCTGGCGGAGCGGTACGGAACTGTCGAGGAGGCGCTGAGAGCGCTCGGGAAGCAGGCGATGGTGGACCTCCAGGGCTCCGCGGCGGGCAAGGCCCTGGCGATGATGAACACGGGGGACATGCGGAGCCGTCTGGATGCCGTGTTCACGGCCTACCGGGTCTCGGTGAGCTTCGGCGAGCACACGCTGGCGTGGAGGGGGCCGACGAGCGCCCGTATCACCCTGAAGCGTGTGCTCATGCCCTGTCCGTTCCACGAGGGACTGATGCTGGCGGTGCTCGGCTCGGAGCACCTGCGCCCCGTGAAGGTGATCGGGCGACAGACGGGGCTGCTCGACTGTGAGTTCGACATCTTCTGGGAGTGAGCCTCTCCAAGGCCGTCACGCCAGGGGCGGCGTGTCCAGTGCGAGCACCATGCAGACACGGCTCGCGGCGGGTAATCCCGCGCGCGTCTCGTTCTCGCGGATGGCGCGCAGGCCGGGGCCCACCTCCTCGTCCCGCATGACGCGGAAGCCCCAGCGCTCGTAGAGGGGGGCGTTCCAGGGCACGTCGCGGAAGGTGGTGAGCAGCAGGGTCCGGTAGCCTTCCTCTCGCGCCCACTGCCTCACCATTTCGAAGAGGGCCTGGCCCAGTCCCTGTCGCGCATGGGCCGGGTGCACGTCGATCTCCGCGAGGTAGGCCGTGCCATCCACCTCCTTGCAGAGGGCGAAGGCCGCGACCTCCCCGTCCGCCGCGACGGCCACCCACGCGCCGCCCTGTCGCTGGTACTCGCGCAGCTGCTCGGGTGTCTGCGCGTCCGCCTGGGCGATGAAGGGATGTGCCGACTGGAGGAACTGTTGCGCGGCGAGGTGCTCGAGCTCCGGCAACCTGGTCAGCTCATCGGGCCGGGCCCGCCGCAGGGTGTAGCCACGCCACGTCGTCTCCGCCTTCATCGGGACCTCGTCGCTCAGTCGCTCGGCTCCGTGCCCTCGTATTCGGGGGAGGTGGCCTCGCCGGGATGCTTCGGATTCTCGCTCGTCCGGGCGTGCCGTTGGAGGTCTCGCTTCGCCTCTTTCCCTCTCTCTCGAAGACGTCGGATTTTTCCTGGGCTATGGGGCACCTCCACCGCCAAGGTGGGGGCGGTCCGGTGCCGCTTCAAGGAGGCCGCGCCCCGCTCGTGGAGACGGCCTGCTTGAAGTCTTTCACTCCCGGAGAGAAGGCCCTCCACTCGCCGGGCAGCCGGGCGAGTCGCGTCGCCGGGTGAGGGCGCGCTGGAGGGCGAGCGGACGAGATTCCTGACTGATGCACGCGGGCCGAATGTGTACACTCGGCGGCCCTTGAAGACGCTTCTTCTGGCCGAGAGCCATCCGCCCACTCTGGAGCACCTCACCGGGTTGCTGTCTCAGGCCGGGTTCACCGTGCGTGCGGTGAGCGATCCCGGCTCGGCGATGGAGCACTTCGTCGCCGACAACCCCGACATGGTGGTGGTGGCCGTGGACATGCCGCGCCTGGACGGGGCGCACGTGGGCCACCTCATCCGCAACCACAGCCAGGGGGCGCGCGTGCCCATCGTGGCCATCGACAAGGGGCACCTGGGCCGGGCGCGCGGGGTGGCGGCGGTGTTGGATCTCAAGGTGAACGCCTACGTGGCGGACCCGCTCAAGCCGGGCGAGCTGGTGGGCAAGCTGCAGTCGCTGGCGACCAGCTCCACGCGCAACGAAGTCCCGCTCAAGGGCGTGCGGGCCATGCTGGCGCGCCCGGCGGTGGTGAGCGGGGAGCTCAAGGGCTTCCCGCTGCCGGCGCTGCTGGTGTCGCTGTACCGGCTGCGCCGCGATGGCGTGCTGGTGGTGGCGTACCGCGATCTCACGCGGCGGGTCTTCTTCGCCCGGGGCGGCGCGGTGAACTACGACTCCAGCGCGAGACAGGACGCGCTGCCCAACTACCTGCTGCAGCGTCAGGTGGTGACGGAGGTGCAGGCGGAGCGGGTGGTGCAGGCGCTGGGCTCGGGCCTGCGCATTGGCGCGGCACTGGCCGAGGCCGGCGTGGAAGCGGCGGGCGAGGAGCTGCTCCAACTGTTGCGCGAATACACGAGCGATCGGCTGGCCCAGGTCATCGGCATGCGCGAGGGCCGTTACGCCTTCTACCCGGGCGAGGAGTTCCAGGCCGAGGTGGCCACGGTGGAGACGCCGGCGCTGGCGCCGATCCTGGATGGGGCACGGCGGGCCCTGCCGCTGAAGGTGATGGCGGCCCCGCTGCGCTCGCACCAGGCGGAGTTCCCGGTGCGCACGCCCGAGTTCGGAAGGGATCTGGGCGCGCTGGGGATGAACACGGAGGACCTGAAGATCGCCATGCAGGTGAACGGGCGCATCGCGCTGCGAGACCTGCTGGCGCACGGGCGGGGAGATCTGCGGCGCGGGTACTCGCTGCTGTGGTTCCTCAAGCTGACGGGCTGCGTGGGCTTCTCCCCGACGCCGGTGGCGACCGGACCGGGCGAGGTGGTGGCCGTGCCGGAGTCCATCGCTCCGCGCAAGCGCAAGCCGCTGCCGCCGGAGACGGAGGCGTCCTTGCGCGAGGGCGCGGTGAAGATCATCACCGGCAGCTACTTCCGCTGCCTGGGGCTGGACATCGCCGCGGACTCCGAGGCCGTGGAGCGCGCCTACCACGAGCTCGCCACGCGCTTCCATCCGGACAGCTACGCCGAGTTCGACACCTCGGAGACGAAGGACCTGTTGGACTCGGTGCAGGAGAAGCTGTCGGCGGCCTACCGGGTGCTGTCGGTGGAGGAGAAGCGCAAGGCGTACCTGCAGTACCTCATGTCGCGCATGGACGTGGGGCGCTCCACCACGGTGAACGTGGACGCGGAGATCATCCTGCGGCGCGGAGAGGCGGCGCTGAAGCGCAAGCAGTACCGCTCGGCGCTCATCCACTTCGAGGAGGCGGTGACGCTCAACCCGCAGGAGCCCGAGTATTACTCGTACCTGGCATGGGCCACGTTCCTGGCGGGAACGGGGCCGCGCGAGGACCGGGCGAAGGCGGCGCAGAAGGTGCTCCGCAAGGCGCTCTCGCTCAACCCGTACCTGGAGCGGGCGATCATCATCTCGGCCATCATCGATAGCGAGATGGGTGACGAATCCGGGGCTCGCAAGAAGCTGCTGAAGGTGCTCGAGCTCAACCCCAACGCGAAGCTCGCGAAGGCCGCGCTGCGCAAAGTAGGTCGGTGATGCACAAGTCGTTGTGGAGGTTGCTGGGTTTCGCCCGGCCGCACGTGGGCGTGCTGGTGGCGGCCTTCGCGTGCATGGCGGTGGTGGGCCTGGCCACGGGGGCGTACGCGTACCTGATGGGGCCGGCGCTGCGCTTCCTGCTGTCGGGTGGCTCGGAGGGCTTCGGGGGCGCGCAGCCGGTGCCCTGGCTGTCGAGCCTCCCGCGCGAGGCCGCGCTCTGGGGCTTCCCGGTGGTGGTGGTGACGGTGGGCGTGTTGAAGGGCGTGGGGTACCTCGGCCAGTTCTATTTCATGGGCTACTTCGCCCAGAAGGTGGCGGCGGACGTGAGGAAGGCGCTCTTCATCCGCCTCACCTCGCTGTCTCCGGCGCAGCTGGCGCGCGAGCGGATGGGAGATCTGCTCAGCCGCTTCTCCGCGGACGTGCAGGCGGTGGAGGTGGCCGCCATGTACACGGTGGGCTCGTACCTGCGCGACTCGTTCCAGGTGGTGGTGCTGGCGGGCGTGGCGCTGTCGCTCAGTCCGATGCTCGGCGGGGTGATGTTGTGCGTGCTACCGCTGGCGGCGCTGCCGGCCTCGAGGCTGACGCGCAAGGCGCTGAAGGGCACGCGCGAGGGGCAGGTGCAACTGGGCCACCTCGCGGGGCAGCTGCAGGAGGGGCTGGGCGGCATGCGCACCATCCAGGCCTTCAACGGGCAGGCGGCGGAGCTGGCGCGCTTCTCGGCGCACGCGACGGCGCACGAGCGGGCCCTGGTGAAGGCCGCGTGGGCGCGGGGCGGGGTGCCCGGGGTGATGGAGGTGCTGGCGGCGGCGGCGCTCGCGGGAGCGCTGGCCTACGCGGCGGCCACCCACGCGATGGAGCCCGAGTCCCTGCTGTCGTTCCTCACGGCGGTGATTCTGGTGTACCAGCCGGTGAAGGACCTGGGCCGGGTGACGCAGTTCGCGATGCAGGCGGGCGCGGCGGGAGAGCGGCTCTTCGCGCTGTTGGACCAGAAGCACCCGGTGGAGGACATGCCGGGGGCCACGGCCGCGCCGGCGTTGGAGAAGGGCATCCAGGTGGAGGGCGTGCGCTTCTCGTATGGAGAGCGGCGGGCGCTGGACGGGCTGACGCTGGAGCTGCCGGTGGGGAAGGTGGTGGCGCTGGTGGGGCCGAGCGGTGGAGGCAAGAGCACGCTCACCAACCTGCTGCTGCGCTTCGAGCGCCCCCAGGAGGGGAGGATCCTCTTCGACGGGGTGGACGTGGACCGCTACACGGCGGCGAGCGTGAGGGCGAAGTTCGCGCTGGTGACGCAGGAGCCGCTGCTCTTCTCGGGCAGCGTGCTGGACAACCTGCGGTATGCGCGGCCGGACGCCACGCGCGAGGAGGTGGAGGCGGCGGCGCGGGTGGCGAACGCGGACG
This is a stretch of genomic DNA from Archangium violaceum. It encodes these proteins:
- the lpxB gene encoding lipid-A-disaccharide synthase → MSPAPQILVVAGEASGDAHASELVAALKARRPDLTFFGMGGSRLAAQGVELLYGAHEVNVMGITEVLPKIPRILQVMGGLAQAAAERRPACAILVDIPDFNLRLAARLKKLGIPVAYYVSPMIWAWRRGRVKTIAKLVDRMLCILPFEEDFYREAGVAARYVGSPVVEQMPSPASAAAFRQKLGLPVETPTLALLPGSRMSEIRRILPAMVGAAKQLVAERPGLQVVVPVAPTIPREEIVSRFEGSGVQPVLVEGKAPEVVGASDAAIVASGTAALEAGLMQRPFVVVYRVSLVTYLVGRLMLKVAHVALVNLLAGRRVVPELLQGDMTPERIASEIRRLWVPGTPREEMLQGLEEVRTRLGEHGAAGRAAESVLELLPPAAKV
- a CDS encoding ABC transporter ATP-binding protein, with amino-acid sequence MHKSLWRLLGFARPHVGVLVAAFACMAVVGLATGAYAYLMGPALRFLLSGGSEGFGGAQPVPWLSSLPREAALWGFPVVVVTVGVLKGVGYLGQFYFMGYFAQKVAADVRKALFIRLTSLSPAQLARERMGDLLSRFSADVQAVEVAAMYTVGSYLRDSFQVVVLAGVALSLSPMLGGVMLCVLPLAALPASRLTRKALKGTREGQVQLGHLAGQLQEGLGGMRTIQAFNGQAAELARFSAHATAHERALVKAAWARGGVPGVMEVLAAAALAGALAYAAATHAMEPESLLSFLTAVILVYQPVKDLGRVTQFAMQAGAAGERLFALLDQKHPVEDMPGATAAPALEKGIQVEGVRFSYGERRALDGLTLELPVGKVVALVGPSGGGKSTLTNLLLRFERPQEGRILFDGVDVDRYTAASVRAKFALVTQEPLLFSGSVLDNLRYARPDATREEVEAAARVANADGFIRALPEGYDTRVGERGVKLSGGQRQRLCIARAVLSRAPVLVLDEATSSLDPESEREVQAALAAVLPGRTALVIAHRLSTVVDADVLCVVEAGRVVERGSHAELLKEGGRYARLWALQTAAPERGAA
- a CDS encoding DUF4388 domain-containing protein, with translation MKTLLLAESHPPTLEHLTGLLSQAGFTVRAVSDPGSAMEHFVADNPDMVVVAVDMPRLDGAHVGHLIRNHSQGARVPIVAIDKGHLGRARGVAAVLDLKVNAYVADPLKPGELVGKLQSLATSSTRNEVPLKGVRAMLARPAVVSGELKGFPLPALLVSLYRLRRDGVLVVAYRDLTRRVFFARGGAVNYDSSARQDALPNYLLQRQVVTEVQAERVVQALGSGLRIGAALAEAGVEAAGEELLQLLREYTSDRLAQVIGMREGRYAFYPGEEFQAEVATVETPALAPILDGARRALPLKVMAAPLRSHQAEFPVRTPEFGRDLGALGMNTEDLKIAMQVNGRIALRDLLAHGRGDLRRGYSLLWFLKLTGCVGFSPTPVATGPGEVVAVPESIAPRKRKPLPPETEASLREGAVKIITGSYFRCLGLDIAADSEAVERAYHELATRFHPDSYAEFDTSETKDLLDSVQEKLSAAYRVLSVEEKRKAYLQYLMSRMDVGRSTTVNVDAEIILRRGEAALKRKQYRSALIHFEEAVTLNPQEPEYYSYLAWATFLAGTGPREDRAKAAQKVLRKALSLNPYLERAIIISAIIDSEMGDESGARKKLLKVLELNPNAKLAKAALRKVGR
- a CDS encoding TIGR02265 family protein, with the translated sequence MLQDSEAAVVGRSAEFWARDFARRISMVRPEDTLRGMFCNGLLRFARGLGCEKQLRRCLAAGGEEKFVDFFSYPIVTYLRMVSTVLLPLAERYGTVEEALRALGKQAMVDLQGSAAGKALAMMNTGDMRSRLDAVFTAYRVSVSFGEHTLAWRGPTSARITLKRVLMPCPFHEGLMLAVLGSEHLRPVKVIGRQTGLLDCEFDIFWE
- a CDS encoding DUF6992 family protein, with amino-acid sequence MPSSSQYMRRVFLLLLLSVSFAAQAAEVTPESFLVTHNAQAVRLNQTAMSVLLGWAVLNIGTGTAGHFATQGETQAFFQANAAWNVVNLAIAGFGLHGQLTATPETWDLARSLAEGQQMEKVLLLNVGLDVGYIAFGGFLLERGLHRDSARLRGWGKSLLLQGGFLLLFDAVLWGLNWRLNTQLTARLVPSPNGVGLMLTWP
- a CDS encoding GNAT family N-acetyltransferase; translated protein: MKAETTWRGYTLRRARPDELTRLPELEHLAAQQFLQSAHPFIAQADAQTPEQLREYQRQGGAWVAVAADGEVAAFALCKEVDGTAYLAEIDVHPAHARQGLGQALFEMVRQWAREEGYRTLLLTTFRDVPWNAPLYERWGFRVMRDEEVGPGLRAIRENETRAGLPAASRVCMVLALDTPPLA